In Plasmodium brasilianum strain Bolivian I chromosome 12, whole genome shotgun sequence, the genomic window ccatatataatattaaaatatttattataaatgttatactcataaattttgtagttataaataatatagttGCTGCAGTATagttataatacataaaataagtttctttaaaattttcaatttttaaacCTGAGCATTTTTTACTACTACATTTTGCTCTTTCTCCAAAAATTTAGAAGTTACGGAATTTTGAActtttgaagaaaaaaataaattttacgtAAAAACTTTATTTTAATCTTTTAATTTGGTAACACTAAAACACAACAGTACGCGtgtatatttacaatatgtttatatatgctttatatatattaacgtatgtataaattttatgtaataacttatattattattatatttgttttgcACATAAACAAACGCGTGAAAATTGTATAAGGGAGGggtatattcatattatttatatatatacatatatatatacatatatatatacatatatatatacatatatatatacttatatatatacttatatatatacatatatatatacttatatatatacttatatatatacttatatatatacttatatatatatttatatttatatttatatttatataaaaacctTAATGCGAACAGTTTAAGTAacgaatttaaaaatttttaccaaaagggtaaaattttcttcaaaattttttagaagGTTTTTCTATCACACTCATATGCGaacaacaaaatatatatatattacataattttttttgagcatttattttatattttatattttttttttctttcctttcctttcctttcttttccattcctttttttttatttatttttttattttattttttttgctttgaAAGAGTTGAttacaaaaaagtaaaattcaTTACTGAGCGTTTTTATAAACGAAAGTAAGAACTTTTgtaaatgtaattttatataataaatatttagtatAAAAATTAGAAGAAATTATGACGGGTTTAAGTTCCCATGCGtattaatatacattcatgtacacaagtacatatacatatatacttataaatatataaataatatacttttacaCAATTCCTTTTTGTACATTTACCCATTTTAGTAATTCCGCATTTAAGACTATTATAATTAACCGCAAAAATGGTTCGCCGAAATTTATTACTTATCCTTGCTGTTTTAACGTTTATTCcaaatatatggaaaaataataaatgcacATGTCAAGTACCAGCGCCCCTTGCGGAACCAGAAGAAGATTTTCAAGAAGAGATGGATTCCGGATTAGAAGGTGAAACAAAAACAGAACCAAAAGCAGATGATGGGAACATAAATAATGGtggaaataattttaataatttcaatTATTTCAATGGAGGAGATTTTAACGATGGTggtgatgatgatgatgatgatgacgACGATGATGATGAAATTATTGATAACAACAACGATGATggtaataatgatgatgagGATGTAAACGATGATAATGGAAATGATGATAATGGAAATGATGATAACGGAAATGATGATAACGgaaatgatgataatgaaaACGATGATGATggtaatgataatgatgatgTAGATGGCAATTCCAATaagagaaacaaaaaaaaaaacaaaaaaggaaataaacattaaattaaagaacaaaattaaagtacccatagaataataatattattctaaTGCATCATTAGCAACGTTAATAATGAATCGAATAAGTAATTTTTGTAGTTGTTACCATTGCATTTATAATGATGtattatctttaaaaaaatacaaaattgaaaaatgcgtagtatatatgtacgtgtacatacatattatatatatgaatacatatatatatatgaatacatatatttatatctgtACTTAACAAGAGGAGATATTTACATGTGTTTTGTTCAATTAGGAttgtgaattttttttttcccttttttttatttatctatagGGTTAATTGTATAAAATGTGTAACATTAAgttgtgtattttttttttcatattttaatccattttctttatttttttattatttccttttcaCCTATTTATTAATAGGAATAAttagcataaaaaaaaaaaaaaattttttttttttttttaccgtatttttctttgtgattataattattgtgtttaaaagtaaaatttttttttattttcttatattttcgTCCCTTTTACCTtttgcacattttttttatttttcaaatttatgatgaaattgtttttaacacttaaaaagaaaaaaaatatgtgcaCACACACATTAGTTCTACGcagtttttttaatttgttgcCTGTACTTCCGTCCTATTaatgggaaaaaaaggaagaaaaaatgttataaatttttgcCAAACTGTAATTATGTTTGGggatacataatatatattatatggcTTTTATTCATTCACAGTTACTACGAATCTATTTTATCTCACTTcaaatcctttttttttttttttttttgtttcccCTAACCGGCAGTATACATGGTAATAAATTGAGATTTGTACTTCGGATTTCTTGTTGGTtgtttgtaaaaaatatatttttctaaatattttgGTATTCCCCTAGACCTAGGGGAAGGATTCGATAAAACCTGTTTGTGTCTTGGGTTAGCATTACAGTCAACTCCTaattaaattgaaaaatgaagagcaaaaaatgaaatattaaaagcaCTAAAAcgtaatattaaaagaaatcaAGAGATATAATCAAAATGGAATTTCActaaaatttcatttaaaagaaacaaattttaatttttcaaaagcTAAATCATCTGAATTATtcgtgtttatatatatatatatatatatatatatagggaTGTATATTCTATACATTcgcgtatgtatatgtttacgCTTTCACGTGTTGTAGACACTTTTTAATGTTCCTTACCCAGCAAGGGAACATGCCACTTTCGAATAACATATCGACATGAGTTGCACAATAAAGTTAACACCCCTGTATATTTGGGAAagtttcatattattataaaaaagaaataaaacgGTTTAACATATACAATGTAGTATTCTGAACATGAGCAACAATGGGCGCATTGCCATGAACGGACAGATAATAACAATATGCCACACAAACATgagcacatatgtatatatacgcgtaattatacatttacacatttatacatacatatatatatatataaacatatttgcatatattaattttacagCATGTTTAATACCTCTATGCCACATTTTTCCTAATTTATTTACTCCTATTCACATAATAACAtgtaattcaaaaaaaaaaaattaaaaaaaaaaataaaaaaaaaaaaataaaataaaataaaataaaataaaataaaaaaaaaaaaaaaaaaaaattatttttacaccTACATGTATATAACTATGTACATAAACACATGTATTTAATTCgtttatgaaaaatacattcaaaaaatattttcaagcTTTCCTTTCGTTTCTTTTATCTTATTGGCATTggttaataaatatacatttcgTAAAGTACCTAAAAAGGTTTACTCTTTTATCTGTTTTTAAAAACTGTTTCTTTtgtttctacattttttacttcattgTGCTAAAAAGAACGAAATAAAGATATTTATCCtcttaattattttctcttttttcttgcgatgaaaatgtaaatatattctttattacGTTTGACTTCTCGATTTACTTTATTTCgtgatatatacataaattttattcGAGCTATTCCGTATAAACTGTGTAGCAAATGTAGtaacaatttaaaattaatttttttagttaatatttttttttttttcacttacCTTCTTccacatatataagtatgtatgtgcatCCATTTCAATGTAGTTATAACTACTGTGTGTacctattttattattatttcagtcgtactatgtatatatctgatcatttgtaaatttattaacagataaaaaaaatatgaaaaataggTGGAAACTCGTTTATTATAAACTTGTtacctttaaaaaaagtagttTGAGGATTTAATGTTTCTCCTTCCCTCCactattcatttttattttatttttttttatttcattatttttttttttatttatcccATCCtcaaaacaatttttattatgtttatcCATACAGTGTTTCGGATTGTCATTTAATTGTCATTTaggaaatttttataaactatttttactttcctgattttataattattttattattgtgaTCCAAGCACTTTCggtttaacttttttatttttttcccataACAAATGATTGAAGATTCCATAGATGAAAATTGCCATGTGTACTTAAACCCGTACGACATTTTGTCTCATATGAACTTTAAGAAAATgatttataaacatatgtacaaGTTTATGTATAGGTGTATACTTCTGAGTGTACTGCATCTGTACAAATCCATATGTGcgcatatatacgtatgtacacaAGTATGCGTATACGTATCAATATGCATATTCAAACATCAACAGAAATGTGTTTCCGTTAAAGTATATGAAATGTGTGTCACGTTCAGTGATACAATTTGATTACTTTTGCTCCTACTCCTAcgcttaattttttttttttttttttttttttctttttacttcccctcttaagaaaaaattggcTAAAGGAATTTGAATACACCAAAATACATGAAAATGATTTAAATGAAGTCATAATGAACTACTTTTGTGTTCATCGGATGTATGACGTTGCAAAGGAATTTCAAAAGGAGGCAAATGTTAAACGTACTGACCTGAAAGAGATAACACATAATAAGATATTACACGATATAACAACACATAACAACGTGCAGTAACatacattatattaatatatgataacttaaaaaaaaagaaattaatcTGTGAAAAACTGCTAATACGACACTGTGATAACAAATGAAcgatatagaaaaaaaaaaaaaaaaaatgatgatattTTCGCGCAAACATTAAATTCATACTACGATGTAGCATGATGAAAACTCTGTCATCCTTGaactgatttttttttttttttattacattttgataaaataatgCATTATTATAAACTAGATTTGAACTATTTTAGTCCTCCTAGCATAAAGCAGGCTCcacaatatatacatacatgtgcatgactatctatctatataaacacgtacatatacacacgcGCAAACACAAGAAAATATACACAACCGAACAAACACATGCAAACGAATATACACGTATGTGTGCTCCTTTTGGTTGTTTAACAATTAGAGAATCTAAAAAGCaattaattttcatattatttttcagcCGACATGCCTATAGACACAGTAAAAATACGGTACTTAATTCAGAGTGAAATAATGAACAACAAAATTGAGGAGGCTATAGAGCACATCAATAATTTAGATGAAGGAGTAagacataatttatttttttatttccttttatttttttctccattTCGATATCATCTCTTTTTCCTgcatcatatatttattgttttttcacatatttttagattttgaaaaaacaCAAGGACTTAGTCTTTTTTCTTAAGAAACAGCAGTTACTGAAATTGATATTGAACGTGAGTTCAGATAAagactataaaaaaatatatacgccTCGTGTACAGCTTTATATGAGGTAGTTCATATGGATGTACcttataaacataatatattacttttaatattcaGAGTAATATCAACGAAGCAATAATGTATTCTCAACAAGAACTGGCTCCCTATGTAAATGAAAAGGTTCGCTCCAACTatcattttgtatatttagtTATATAGATATGTGCAGAtctatgtacatatatgttttacaCTTTCTGTAACATACACATAACACTCCATTGTCATTTACAAGGGGGCttgttacattttattaaattttagtGTCTCACTATTTTGTAATCATATTGCATTTGTTTTACATATCTATCCATTTTGAACGTGTTCAGCATGTTCAACTTTTTCCTTATCTTTACCCATTTCTTTATCTTTATCTTTACCCATTTCTTTATCTTTATCTTTACCCATTTCTTTATCTTTATCCTTAcctatttctttattttatttcatttttgattttttttacagCCATCCCTTATTAGCGAAATTGATGATGTCATGATGCTTATGGCTTATCAAgattttaatgtatttttttttttttttttttttttttttataacccTTTTCAATTATGTTTTTACGCATTAACTTCCTATCTTTTGTAACCCTCATcaattattgttttataaaaagtactgattttttttcttttttttattacgaAATAATTTATAGAGTGAGGAAGCTAAAAagttaatacaaaaaatagaaaaaaaaaaaaatacattaaaaaggattgatgatataattttaagtTACTACAATGTTGACAATGGTACGAAGggaaagaataaattaattataataagtaACGTATTAATATGCTTGTTTACGTTacaatcatttttattattatatgacttgtatatgtatttatttatttgtatatgtatttatttatttgtgtatgtatttatttatttgtgtatgtatttatttatttgcgtatgtatttatttgtttatttatttacgtatttgtgtatatttttatttatttattttattttaatttttttttttttttttttttttgtagagAGCACACTAGaatatattgttaaaaatgTTTCCTTCACGCAGAACGTACTAAGCTCAAAGGTACAAGATGTGCAGATGTGCACACGTCTacgcatatacacacatacatatgcatatataaatatatatacatatatacatatatacatatatacataaatacatatatacatcaGCACATGTATAGACATAAATTTCCCCTTCTACTTGGTAACCTTTACAACAGTACCCCTGCAGCATACccaacttaaaaaatttgaaaactggttatatagaatattatgaaaagtacaggaaaaaaaaaaagaaaaattctaaaaataaaagcagaaataagaaaaaagtgAAGGAAATTAATGTTGATGATAAAACTGTTGAGGGCACTGCAAAAAATTTCGATGCACCATATGATGATGAATATCGTTCGGTTTGatatatagtattattagcaaggatttttttttttttctttttttttatgtacacatttacgaaattgttttgttatattattttccattATCACTAGCACCATCTTCATTATTCCcttaattacatttttgtgcttgtttttacattatttcgtgtataatatgtatacatatttatgtacaagTTCATGCccgtatatatgtgtgtacatgcacatatacacagaagtgtgtatattatatatatttgctcATTTGCACCTTCAAGCGTTTTCCGTTACTctcctatttttattttactttgcGTAGAGCATTAACcctaatattttacatttttctttttcaaggTATAATAATACTGTAactccttttttaataaaatataacatgaaTGTAACACTTTTTTCATCCCATCGATAATAGCTACAAAAGAACATACAGAATTACGGCGAAcgaatacatacatatacctatacatagatatatatacatatatgcataggtatgctttatattttttcttctatgtAAACATAAACCATATGCCGTAACTTGAGAGCTATGCATGTGCACTGTTATCCCAGGAGTAAGGATTAAAGAAGGCAATCAAAATGTGTAATTTATaaagttatatatgtaataaaataatgtgaAGGTTAATGTAAAAGAGGTAAGAAAAAAGCAggcataaaaaattaaaagaaaaaaaaaaatttcatcaAAACTGAAgtaggaaaatataaaagaaatatttttataaagagttttatattttaagtatattcTTTTACTTAAGGtgaaatttaaataaatgtttaacCAATATAAGAAGgtgttaaatatatgtaaagaatataataaatttatatacgtagcaatataaaagataattttttttaaatttttatatcttgttttaagaaagtatatataacataaaagaacagatattattataattgtaaaGGTATTTATGACTATGTTGTATATTTGATTTACTTGAATAtcaattataaaatgaaaaaaaaaaaatatataatataaaacaaataagaaaattacaaaaaatttggttttatcttttttatttaacattcttttaattttctgatcttcatttttaattttttttttttttgaaatataatcattttcattaattccAAAATTTTGATCTATAAAtgatttatcatttattagtatattttCTGAATcactataaatttttttgtttatctcTATGCTAaccttttttcttattttgtaTTCATTAAATGTTCGTTCTTGTATATTTTCATcgttctctttttttttattttttaaggaatattctttattttcttttaatgtaTTATCGCTTGGTTGAAATTTGCTATACGAGTCTTCACTTAAAAAacatttctcttttttcaatttcttttcgttaatttttttatctttttcttttttaccaagttctttctcttttttcttatccgaggtatttttttctttagttTCCTTTTTACCAATACATGTACCAtccttttcgttttttcttttatatatggtattgtttttatatttttcaacaACTTTATCATAATCGCCATATAGTTTATCCATTTAGGATTTCTTTGTGTTGTATAAATGATGGGGGTAAATGCTTTtgatcaaatttttttttttttttttttttttttctcttccgtttcttctttttctgtGGTTTCTTCGTCTTTTTGTTCCTTTTACTTCTCCCTTTTCAactcttttatttctttcctttctgcttttttttctaaaattttacgtatttttatttttcatttcagttgataaattgaaaaaacaGAATAAGACAGGCAcgcatataaaaaacaaaattttcatataaatcgCTTTagtataaacataaattttaattggCAAGGAAAACATCGTAATGCATTATATGTAGCTTACGTAGGAAAGAACGTGCGTACtgtatataagcatataaatacatatgcgtataaatacatatgtgtatacacatatatacatttatacatatagacaaaccttttcaaaaattattccaatgcttttaaaataaaaagtagagaaaaaataaaacttaaagggttaataaaaaaaatatacatatataatatatatatatatatacatatactgatacgcataaataataatttttaaataaagaagttaaggaaacattttttcatttgaataatttgtctttttttctctcatTCATATCTTGGTTTATCTGAGGTACACAGACACCCTAAAGTAAAAGtatgtaataaaatgatGTAAATGCGCAAAGATTCACATAGACAtgtttacatgtacatgAAATTATGTGTACGTACGtgcatatgtacgtatatatgtacgtttccgcataaatagtaataaacAGGATGAAATAACTGCGTGTTCAATTTgtgcaaaatttttttagtaattcGTTTAAATTTCCAATCTGATTTTCTTTTCGCGTATATTACTTAACATTTTTCACTGCACACATTTCTCCCCacacattttataaaattttacgtttttatttttatttctattcaTCTGTTTCTCCTACCCCAGCTTTTGATTTCCATAAATTCTTCCTTAATTCATGTACATCTATTTTGGGAAATGAGTTATCGCACATCTGTGTTTTTACTGCTTCATCTTCATCAGATGTAGTTTCATATCTAGTATGTTGAAAATGAGCAAATAAAATGAGTCAAAATGCGGCAAAAACATTAATGCTTATGACGGTAATatgcttattttttcaaataaaaatttttcttattactaGCACTCTGCAATTATaatcaaatatttttgtacacGTAAGTTTTACCTATCATGCTTCCATTTGCCACTTAAATCAGATTCCTCCTCATtcctttttctattttttaaaagaaagtcgttttaaaaatatgtatatattgttgttattttatttttttttttttaatatttctctATTATTTCTTTAGTATTTCTTTGAAGttcttttctaatttttgCGACAATCTGCAATTTTTagcaatattttttgattattacttatgctttttccttttttcgtAAGCTAATAGTAGAGGGTTGAATGGGTCCTTTGGTATATTTTCGTTGTATACGCTATGAAGGgattaaacataaaatataaaccgCGTGACGGCGTGGTACATCAtatcgtatatatatatgcatatgcatatatacgaatatgcatacatacgaatatgcatacatacgaatatgcatacatacgaatatgcatacatacgaatatgcatacatacgaatatgcatacatacgaatatgcatacatacgaatatgcatacatacgaatatgcatacatacgaatatgcatacatacgaatatgcatacatacgaaTATTCATACATGCAAATGTTCATATATGCTCGTTAGCATGTGCAACTCGCTTAAAAGTAATAGTTATGCCTTATGTTGAGGGATACGCATGCGTGAATACTGTTACCAGTTATTCCTCGATTTAGAccttttatgttttttatttttttttctgtctttttcttttttatgccTTCTTTCACTATCATTTCTTTCCTTTGAAactcttctcttttttttttgtttttttttttcctcttttagTCTAAGTGCATGTGATGTATCTTTCTTTGGTCTTCTTTTCTCCTCATTGTCTTCCTCCTTGTCTGTTACTATGTCCTTTTCTATTTCGCTTTTcttatcatttttcttttcgtttTTCTTATCCCTTTCTTTATCCCTTTCTTTATCCCTTTCCTTATCCTTTTCTTTATCCCTTTCCTTTTCCGTTTCCTTATCCTCTTCCTTTTCCCTTTCCCTTtctctttcctttttcctcagtcttctttttctccttttttcttttttaatttccttaATTACGTTATTATACAAATCAGAGTCAATACCTGTGCTGTTACTCACGGTCGAAATTGAAACGTCGCTTAATGAATACTCTAGAAAtgatttttcttcttccttcGTTACTTTCGTTTCATTCGTTTCTTTCACTACTTTCGTTTCATTCATTTCTTTTGATACTTTCATTAAATTCATTTCGTTCCTTTGCTTTTCGTTTCCTTTCTCTTTCTCCTTCTCTTTCTCCTTCTCTTTCTCCTTTTCTTTCCTCTTCTCTTTCCCCTTTTCTTTCCTCTTCTCTTTCTCCTTTTCTTTCCTCTTCTCTTTTTCCTTCTCTTTCCCCTTTTCTTTCCTCTTCTCTTTCCCCTTCtctttatttgttatatttccAAAATCGGAGTTAATGACTGTATTTTTCGTATATGCAGTAAAGGAATTGTTCGCCGCATTCtctttcattatatatatatataaccttTGAAAACtatattaagtatatttttatatgtacatatatacacagaAAATGTAGAACAAATACTAACACTTGAAAGCTTCATTATATTATGCATACATTTTCTTAGCACTAATAATAGACATTACATTTATGTTAAcgtttattcttatttaggTGTTACAATATGATTGAGctcattttaaaaatcatCTCTTTATCTTGTTAATTGTATTTATACCTACATGCCTTTTGgatcttttttctttttatttttccatttcaaatttatgaaatttcacaaaatagaaaaaaagaactgaaatacatgaacatacaaatgaaaatacaaatgaac contains:
- a CDS encoding parasitophorous vacuolar protein 3; this encodes MVRRNLLLILAVLTFIPNIWKNNKCTCQVPAPLAEPEEDFQEEMDSGLEGETKTEPKADDGNINNGGNNFNNFNYFNGGDFNDGGDDDDDDDDDDDEIIDNNNDDGNNDDEDVNDDNGNDDNGNDDNGNDDNGNDDNENDDDGNDNDDVDGNSNKRNKKKNKKGNKH
- a CDS encoding hypothetical protein (conserved Plasmodium protein) — translated: MDKLYGDYDKVVEKYKNNTIYKRKNEKDGTCIGKKETKEKNTSDKKKEKELGKKEKDKKINEKKLKKEKCFLSEDSYSKFQPSDNTLKENKEYSLKNKKKENDENIQERTFNEYKIRKKVSIEINKKIYSDSENILINDKSFIDQNFGINENDYISKKKKIKNEDQKIKRIYYRWDEKSVTFMLYFIKKGVTVLLYLEKEKCKILGLMLYAK
- a CDS encoding hypothetical protein (conserved Plasmodium protein) gives rise to the protein MKENAANNSFTAYTKNTVINSDFGNITNKEKGKEKRKEKGKEKEKEKRKEKEKEKRKEKGKEKRKEKEKEKEKEKEKEKGNEKQRNEMNLMKVSKEMNETKVVKETNETKVTKEEEKSFLEYSLSDVSISTVSNSTGIDSDLYNNVIKEIKKEKRRKRRLRKKEREREREKEEDKETEKERDKEKDKERDKERDKERDKKNEKKNDKKSEIEKDIVTDKEEDNEEKRRPKKDTSHALRLKEEKKKQKKKRRVSKERNDSERRHKKEKDRKKNKKHKRSKSRNNCVYNENIPKDPFNPLLLAYEKRKKHKKRNEEESDLSGKWKHDRYETTSDEDEAVKTQMCDNSFPKIDVHELRKNLWKSKAGGVCVPQINQDMNERKKDKLFK